AGGCTCTGGAggtggaggtggggggggggtccaCAGTTATGAGGGTTGATGGGTGCTCAGGGGTGGACCTTGAAGGCCAAGAGCTGCTCAGAGTGCATGTTGTTGAGCGAGCGCAGGTCCGGCAGTTTGAGCAGCAGTTTAGTGAAGATGGCGATCTCGTTGGGGTGGTTCTTGGTGATCAAGCTGCGCAGCGCTCGAATCAGAGTTTCCTGAAGGGCCTCAACCGAGTTGACGTTCTCGAGACCAGAGCGATCTGACGGAAACATGGCAGGGGTAAGTCATGGCATCCTCTCAGATACAAAACTACAAAGCGTATGGTCTCTTAACGCACCTGCAGACACCAGCACTACGGCTGTGAAGAGGCTCATCTCTTCCTCGCTGAGGTTCAGAGCTTGCAGCTTCTCGGTGAAGTCAAACATTGAGTTGAGGAGATCTCCAGCACCCATCGAGCGCAGCGCCTCCACACTATACTTCCTGCCGCTCAGAAATGTAACCGTGCGCTCCTTCACATTGAACAGGGATGTAAAGCGCACCACCAGCACCTACAGACCAAACCAATGGAATTAAACTGGATTCAGTCAATTCACAGGAGTGATGTTAGTCTGTTTACTTCCGGGTTTTTGTTTGGACATACCTCAAAGGTGCCGGCCTTCAGCAGGCTGACCTGGTCATGCTGGGACAGGTCTTTGAATCCTGGGATGCGCTTTGCAAATTCTACCACCTCTCTGACGGCTGGGGTGAAGCTCATGGAGAACTCCTCCCAAATACTGTGACCCGACTTCTGAGGATCCACATAGGGCGATGTGTTCATGGGGCAAACCTGTGAACCAGAATCATGAGTATTTCTACAGACTACTGGAATTGTGGTATTGCTATTTTGGTAGTTTAACTCACCAGGTGCATCCTGTTAACCCTTGCAAATGTTGGGACACTACAGCTGCCATTGACTTGGGTCTCGCTGTCATTATGAGCTCTCAGAGAGAGGTTCTGCAGAGACGGTCCAGCGGAGCTGCTGCTGGGCAGTCTGACAGGACAGCCCGAGTCTTCAGGCCCCTGCGGAGCACCGTCTGATGGAGGCTTCTGTTCGCTCTCTGAGGATGCATTGTTCTGTTGGTTCCAGACGTCCTGAGTCTTCTCTGAACAATGGCTGTAGTTGTTGGGGGCCTCTGAAGGCACGCTGGCCTGCTCCTGATTGTACATGAAGGTCTCCTGGTGCGCTCTAGTCACCGTGCCGATGACCTCCTCCTCCCCGCTGTCAGTGGCGCTGGAGGAGTCTGAGCTCTGGCTTGTATCCATGGCGCTCAGCAGCTCGGGGTCAGGGCTGGATTCGGACAGGTGGCTCCGGGGGGAGGTGGAGGGGGAGCGGGAGGAAGGGCCGGAGCCGCTGTGCTCTGAAGCTGCATCGGTGGCTGATGTCTGGTCACTCAGAGGCTGGCTGCCGTGGCTGTTGTTCATCATGTTGTTCATGGCGTTCTGCATCTCGAGGAGCATGCGCTGCTTCTCTCGTTTGGGAATCCGGCCGAAACGCACAGCTGGGGAGCACAGACACG
The Cyprinus carpio isolate SPL01 chromosome A19, ASM1834038v1, whole genome shotgun sequence genome window above contains:
- the LOC109111148 gene encoding nuclear receptor subfamily 1 group D member 2-like, whose amino-acid sequence is MMFFNFISKYPPIWFAFTVYIFVSIINDKQSCQQINENAAGGVIAYISSASSASSPESCHSDSSNSSYQSCSPPHAGQGQQGEALAGTPQSRGGKARSASTTKSGITTFLVHLTLFVVCGDVASGFHYGVHACEGCKGFFRRSIQQNIQYKKCLKNESCPIMRINRNRCQQCRFKKCLLVGMSRDAVRFGRIPKREKQRMLLEMQNAMNNMMNNSHGSQPLSDQTSATDAASEHSGSGPSSRSPSTSPRSHLSESSPDPELLSAMDTSQSSDSSSATDSGEEEVIGTVTRAHQETFMYNQEQASVPSEAPNNYSHCSEKTQDVWNQQNNASSESEQKPPSDGAPQGPEDSGCPVRLPSSSSAGPSLQNLSLRAHNDSETQVNGSCSVPTFARVNRMHLVCPMNTSPYVDPQKSGHSIWEEFSMSFTPAVREVVEFAKRIPGFKDLSQHDQVSLLKAGTFEVLVVRFTSLFNVKERTVTFLSGRKYSVEALRSMGAGDLLNSMFDFTEKLQALNLSEEEMSLFTAVVLVSADRSGLENVNSVEALQETLIRALRSLITKNHPNEIAIFTKLLLKLPDLRSLNNMHSEQLLAFKVHP